The following are encoded together in the bacterium genome:
- a CDS encoding adenylate/guanylate cyclase domain-containing protein — protein MAVAVPADAPPGLLRRTTALSIVPANLVGAIAVYLYFNYVDPLGGGPAPGSTQALVVFVGVTATLVVGNWWLGVRFTRPIRQWEQRLRAGADPAEVPLDIRRRVLNAALANAILSLVAWDVAAVFYFVNQLILGVGLFESLRILVGIGLVGGPVTSALAFLVGEFHWRRQIPLFFPDGRLEREGVLRVPIRLRLAATFLLTAVLPLLLMLFVDLTVELRWAHRLAPIWDDVVRAQLYLVAITTLASTVMAFLVARFINRPVQALRTGMAAVAAGELDVRVPVRSTDELGELNQHFNAMVDELRSAARARELFGRYVSPMVARAALERGVGRGGELVHATAMFVDLRGFTDMTQRMAASAVVEVLNRYYAAVEKVTEREGGVITQFLGDGVVVVFGGPLRPLPDHARRAVLAAIDVERALAAGPDPLEAGIGICTGEMIAGNIRARQRVVYTIVGDAVNQAARLQVKTRELGTAILVTQTTRDAVGDLPGVTLRPVGAVPLRGIAQPVAAYAATA, from the coding sequence GTGGCCGTGGCAGTCCCTGCGGACGCCCCGCCGGGGCTGCTCCGGCGGACGACCGCGCTCTCGATCGTGCCGGCGAACCTCGTCGGCGCGATCGCCGTCTATCTCTACTTCAACTACGTCGACCCGCTCGGCGGTGGGCCGGCGCCGGGGTCGACGCAGGCGCTCGTCGTCTTCGTCGGCGTGACGGCGACGCTCGTCGTCGGCAACTGGTGGCTCGGGGTGCGCTTCACGCGCCCCATCCGCCAGTGGGAGCAACGCCTGCGCGCGGGGGCGGATCCCGCCGAGGTTCCCCTCGACATCCGCCGCCGCGTGCTGAACGCCGCGCTCGCCAACGCGATCCTGAGCCTCGTCGCCTGGGACGTCGCGGCGGTCTTCTACTTCGTCAACCAGCTGATCCTCGGGGTCGGGCTGTTCGAGAGCCTGCGTATCCTCGTCGGCATCGGGCTGGTCGGCGGGCCGGTGACGTCGGCGCTCGCGTTCCTGGTCGGCGAGTTCCACTGGCGCCGGCAGATCCCGCTGTTCTTCCCCGACGGCCGCCTGGAGCGCGAAGGCGTGCTGCGGGTGCCGATCCGGCTGCGCCTCGCGGCGACGTTCCTCTTGACCGCGGTGCTGCCGCTGCTGCTCATGCTGTTCGTCGATCTGACCGTCGAGCTGCGCTGGGCGCACCGGCTGGCGCCGATCTGGGACGACGTCGTGCGCGCGCAGCTGTATCTCGTCGCCATCACGACGCTGGCGTCGACGGTGATGGCGTTTCTCGTGGCGCGCTTCATCAACCGTCCGGTGCAGGCGCTGCGCACCGGCATGGCCGCCGTCGCCGCCGGCGAGCTCGACGTCCGCGTGCCCGTGCGCAGCACCGACGAGCTCGGCGAGCTGAACCAGCACTTCAACGCCATGGTGGACGAGCTGCGCAGCGCCGCCCGTGCGCGCGAGCTGTTCGGTCGCTACGTGAGCCCCATGGTCGCGCGGGCGGCGCTCGAGCGCGGCGTCGGGCGGGGCGGCGAGCTCGTGCACGCGACGGCGATGTTCGTCGACCTGCGCGGCTTCACCGACATGACGCAGCGGATGGCCGCGAGCGCCGTCGTCGAGGTGCTGAATCGCTACTACGCGGCGGTCGAGAAGGTGACGGAGCGCGAGGGCGGCGTCATCACGCAGTTCCTGGGCGACGGCGTCGTCGTGGTGTTCGGCGGACCCCTGCGGCCGTTGCCCGATCATGCGCGGCGCGCGGTGCTGGCGGCGATCGACGTCGAACGGGCGCTCGCCGCCGGCCCGGATCCGCTCGAGGCCGGCATCGGCATCTGCACGGGGGAGATGATCGCCGGCAACATCCGCGCCCGGCAGCGCGTCGTCTACACGATCGTCGGCGACGCCGTGAACCAGGCGGCCCGGCTCCAGGTGAAGACGCGCGAGCTCGGCACGGCGATCCTCGTCACGCAGACGACGCGGGACGCGGTCGGCGACCTGCCCGGCGTCACCCTGCGTCCCGTCGGTGCCGTCCCGCTGCGCGGCATCGCCCAGCCGGTGGCCGCCTACGCCGCCACGGCGTGA
- a CDS encoding Hsp70 family protein, whose product MAARYLVGIDLGTTNTACAYVDTQGGRTIHVFDVPQLVAAGRVEPRPTLPSFVYLAGAHDVPPGSLDLPWAADRDWCVGVFAREQGARVPGRLVASAKSWLCHGGVDRTAKILPWGAGDEVAKISPVEASARVLGHLREAWDATFPASLAEQAVVLTVPASFDEVARELTLEAARQAGLPDVVLLEEPQAAFYAWLGTHEADWKARVTATPLVLVVDVGGGTTDFSLIAARQGRGELTLERAAVGDHLLLGGDNMDIALARASEARLARGTPLDSGRFHALVSQCRAAKERLLDDPTLGAVRVTVPGRSGAVVGGTLHDDLARAEVEATVLDGFFPSVGGDARPRRQTGLALREWGLPFASDPEITRHVADFLERQREAAGEAERALVRPDAILFNGGACEPEVVRDRVADVIGRWHAPDGAWRPAVLEGQSLQLAVARGAAYFGLVRRGDGVRIGSGAARSYYLGLSGEQALCLVPRGMDAGERVAIEGHDLEMLANRPVSFPLFTAVDRSGERTGDLVAIDAQAMRALPPIRTVLRFGKKLVERALPVQLEVLLTEIGTLEVWCRSRETDHRWRLEFRLRDVVAAEAPPPDAEGGEGVLVVEPARLEEATAILRATFAGGDDPVTLMRRLEGALDAGRDAWPLAAIRALWDVLWELESARARTPEHETRWLNLAGFLLRPGFGDPGDEIRVGRLWRVLGADLRHPRAVQGRAEWWNLWKRAAGGLAARQQQHLYQQVASALLKKKTKGPRPGPQELREMWQAIGACERLAAATRSELSEVLAANAARGRTTDQELWALARLAARVPIYGPQNTIVPRDVAATLAERLLRAEWTRPGATAFALTQIARATGDRERDLDAALRERVAARLEALPDGARNARIVREPVALEAREQARLLDEALPAGLRLRPAD is encoded by the coding sequence ATGGCGGCGCGCTATCTGGTCGGCATCGACCTCGGCACCACCAACACGGCGTGCGCCTACGTCGACACGCAGGGCGGCCGCACGATCCACGTCTTCGACGTGCCGCAGCTGGTGGCCGCGGGACGCGTCGAGCCGCGGCCGACGCTGCCGTCGTTCGTCTACCTCGCCGGCGCGCACGACGTGCCCCCGGGAAGCCTCGACCTACCCTGGGCGGCGGACCGCGACTGGTGCGTCGGCGTGTTCGCGCGCGAGCAGGGCGCCCGCGTGCCGGGGCGGCTGGTGGCGTCGGCGAAGTCGTGGCTGTGCCACGGCGGCGTCGACCGCACCGCGAAGATACTGCCGTGGGGTGCGGGCGACGAGGTCGCGAAGATATCGCCCGTCGAGGCGTCGGCGCGCGTGCTCGGCCATCTGCGCGAGGCGTGGGACGCGACCTTCCCCGCGTCGCTCGCCGAGCAGGCCGTCGTGCTGACGGTGCCGGCGTCGTTCGACGAGGTGGCGCGCGAGCTGACCCTGGAGGCGGCGCGCCAGGCGGGGCTGCCCGACGTCGTGCTGCTCGAGGAGCCGCAGGCGGCGTTCTACGCCTGGCTCGGCACGCACGAGGCCGACTGGAAGGCGCGGGTCACGGCGACGCCGCTCGTACTGGTCGTCGACGTCGGCGGCGGCACGACCGACTTCTCGCTCATCGCCGCGCGCCAGGGCCGCGGCGAGCTGACGCTCGAGCGCGCCGCGGTCGGCGATCACCTGCTGCTCGGCGGCGACAACATGGACATCGCGCTCGCGCGCGCCTCGGAGGCGCGGCTCGCGCGCGGCACGCCGCTCGACTCCGGCCGCTTCCACGCGCTCGTCAGCCAGTGCCGCGCCGCCAAGGAGCGGCTGCTCGACGATCCGACGCTGGGCGCCGTGCGCGTCACCGTGCCGGGGCGCAGCGGGGCCGTCGTCGGCGGCACGCTGCACGACGACCTGGCGCGCGCCGAGGTGGAGGCGACGGTGCTGGACGGCTTCTTCCCGTCCGTCGGCGGCGACGCCCGGCCGCGCCGGCAGACGGGGCTCGCGCTGCGCGAGTGGGGTCTGCCGTTCGCGAGCGATCCGGAGATCACGCGCCACGTCGCCGACTTCCTCGAGCGCCAGCGGGAGGCCGCGGGCGAGGCCGAGCGCGCGCTCGTGCGGCCCGACGCGATCCTCTTCAACGGCGGCGCCTGCGAGCCGGAGGTCGTACGCGACCGTGTCGCCGACGTGATCGGCCGCTGGCACGCGCCGGACGGCGCGTGGCGCCCGGCGGTGCTCGAAGGGCAGTCGCTCCAGCTCGCCGTCGCGCGAGGCGCCGCCTACTTCGGCCTCGTGCGCCGCGGCGACGGCGTACGCATCGGCAGCGGCGCGGCGCGCAGCTACTACCTCGGGCTGTCCGGGGAGCAGGCGCTCTGCCTCGTGCCGCGCGGCATGGACGCGGGCGAGCGCGTGGCGATCGAGGGCCACGACCTCGAGATGCTCGCGAACCGTCCCGTCTCCTTTCCGCTCTTCACCGCCGTCGATCGCAGCGGCGAGCGCACCGGTGATCTGGTCGCGATCGACGCGCAGGCCATGCGGGCGCTGCCGCCGATTCGCACCGTGCTGCGCTTCGGCAAGAAGCTCGTCGAGCGCGCGTTGCCCGTGCAGCTGGAAGTGCTGTTGACGGAGATCGGCACGCTCGAGGTGTGGTGTCGCTCGCGCGAGACGGACCACCGCTGGCGGCTCGAGTTCCGCCTGCGCGACGTGGTCGCGGCCGAGGCGCCGCCGCCGGACGCCGAGGGCGGGGAGGGCGTGCTGGTCGTCGAGCCCGCGCGGCTCGAGGAAGCGACGGCGATCCTGCGTGCGACCTTCGCCGGCGGCGACGACCCGGTGACGCTCATGCGGCGCCTCGAAGGCGCGCTCGACGCCGGCCGCGACGCCTGGCCGCTGGCCGCGATCCGCGCCCTCTGGGACGTGCTGTGGGAGCTCGAGTCGGCGCGCGCCCGCACGCCGGAGCACGAGACGCGCTGGCTGAATCTGGCCGGCTTCCTCCTGCGGCCGGGCTTCGGCGACCCCGGCGACGAGATCCGCGTCGGCCGGCTGTGGCGCGTGCTCGGCGCCGATCTCCGCCACCCGCGCGCCGTCCAGGGCCGCGCCGAGTGGTGGAACCTGTGGAAGCGCGCCGCCGGCGGCCTCGCCGCGCGCCAGCAGCAGCACCTGTACCAGCAGGTCGCGTCGGCGTTGCTCAAGAAGAAGACGAAGGGCCCGCGGCCCGGGCCGCAGGAGCTGCGCGAGATGTGGCAGGCGATCGGCGCCTGCGAGCGGCTCGCGGCGGCGACCCGCAGTGAGCTTTCCGAAGTGCTCGCGGCGAACGCCGCCCGCGGCAGGACGACCGATCAGGAGCTGTGGGCGCTCGCCCGGCTCGCCGCCCGCGTGCCGATCTACGGGCCGCAGAACACGATCGTGCCGCGCGACGTCGCCGCGACGCTCGCCGAGCGGCTGCTCCGCGCCGAGTGGACGCGCCCGGGTGCGACCGCGTTCGCGTTGACGCAGATCGCGCGCGCCACCGGCGACCGCGAGCGCGACCTCGACGCCGCGCTGCGCGAGCGCGTCGCCGCGCGGCTCGAGGCCCTACCCGACGGCGCGCGCAACGCCCGCATCGTGCGCGAGCCCGTGGCCCTCGAGGCGCGCGAGCAGGCTCGCCTGCTCGACGAGGCGTTGCCCGCGGGGCTGCGGCTGCGGCCCGCCGACTGA
- a CDS encoding outer membrane beta-barrel protein: protein MLVLAAMALLGADGVRADDHDAGSEAATQKRAESNVARFWDAERFYFWFQSGETAIVDTHIVSDLFFDTPNGINVMLGGGGGYNIDEHWSVEFQGHGTEPDVRSKSLGKVREYSNITLLPSARFRLPIDGGPWVPWASAGLGWSINDVNDNGNSRVKLEADESTIAGSVAIGLDYFVSPNVAVGLSVQGLIYPNQTAEFTYRNANGKVVRRAQDEFNLSSINTLAHIRLFPGQQGSPDGTKKRTFLLADEGPFDTSDLRFYLYFFGGHTEQFSKDFGGPLTLEAPGDFNATLGGGLGLNFDRHWGAEVQLMNTDPNMEGSPYGKMAEVSNFTVLPMVRFRWPFLGGRLVPSVRAGVGYAQFTINDKRGWIDVINSTGTAARSVATPKVTIDSPSVAGSVQLGLEYFLNHNLSFGVSVPFYLYPDADTTVKEVGKRKVNGSANFSGVAGLLEIRAYLP, encoded by the coding sequence GTGCTCGTGCTGGCGGCGATGGCGCTGCTCGGTGCGGACGGCGTCCGCGCCGACGACCACGACGCCGGGTCCGAGGCGGCCACGCAGAAGCGCGCGGAGAGCAACGTCGCGCGTTTCTGGGACGCGGAGCGCTTCTACTTCTGGTTCCAGAGCGGCGAGACCGCGATCGTCGACACGCACATCGTCAGCGATCTCTTCTTCGACACGCCGAACGGCATCAACGTGATGCTCGGCGGCGGCGGCGGCTACAACATCGACGAGCACTGGAGCGTCGAGTTCCAGGGCCACGGCACCGAGCCCGACGTACGCTCGAAGAGCCTCGGCAAGGTGCGCGAGTACAGCAACATCACGCTGCTGCCGAGCGCCCGCTTCCGCCTGCCGATCGACGGCGGCCCCTGGGTTCCGTGGGCCAGCGCCGGCCTCGGCTGGTCGATCAACGACGTCAACGACAACGGCAACTCGCGCGTCAAGCTGGAAGCGGACGAGAGCACCATCGCGGGCTCGGTGGCGATCGGTCTCGACTACTTCGTGTCGCCCAACGTCGCGGTCGGTCTGTCGGTGCAGGGTCTCATCTATCCGAACCAGACGGCGGAGTTCACCTACCGCAACGCCAACGGCAAGGTGGTGCGGCGCGCGCAGGACGAGTTCAACCTGTCGTCGATCAACACGCTCGCGCACATCCGGCTCTTCCCGGGCCAGCAGGGCTCGCCCGACGGCACCAAGAAGCGCACGTTCCTGCTCGCCGACGAAGGTCCCTTCGACACCAGCGACCTGCGCTTCTACCTCTACTTCTTCGGCGGCCACACGGAGCAGTTCAGCAAGGATTTCGGCGGGCCGCTCACCCTGGAGGCGCCGGGCGACTTCAACGCCACGCTCGGCGGCGGGCTCGGCCTCAACTTCGACCGCCACTGGGGCGCCGAGGTCCAGCTCATGAACACCGACCCCAACATGGAGGGGTCGCCCTACGGCAAGATGGCCGAGGTCTCGAACTTCACCGTGCTGCCGATGGTGCGCTTCCGCTGGCCGTTCCTCGGCGGACGGCTCGTGCCGTCGGTGCGCGCCGGCGTCGGCTACGCCCAGTTCACGATCAACGACAAGCGCGGCTGGATCGACGTCATCAACTCGACCGGGACCGCGGCCCGCAGCGTCGCCACGCCGAAGGTCACCATCGACAGCCCCAGCGTCGCCGGCTCGGTGCAGCTCGGGCTCGAGTACTTCCTGAACCACAACCTGAGCTTCGGCGTCTCCGTGCCATTCTATCTCTATCCGGACGCCGACACGACGGTGAAGGAGGTCGGGAAGCGGAAGGTGAACGGCTCGGCGAACTTCTCCGGCGTCGCCGGCCTGCTGGAGATCCGCGCCTACCTGCCGTAG